A genomic region of Streptomyces sp. R33 contains the following coding sequences:
- a CDS encoding DNA-binding protein: MSTTTMNAADTAAEAELLLKAGAVLPRGTEGAGPSAVDLTARTYRHPALADDRVVVRLAAAELGPAEDLAAGFLGLVPDESEPPVVGLGQRQALGFPEWVLVHHPEDGHHALAVVPELDRLARQAKTKPKAALDACHELAGRLAAAVPHFLPVFYEQAARIFLAVENTTYAAQLFGRARTSEAQHGLAVDEDRLDGVFLEFALVGALPVKVLTGYAKELSGRVSPAEAHERFRRLCVRRTAGGLPPSAQAATELRRLARAAGLTGTEAEQDYLAELLPLPATLRAAFGWWKAHRTALVALARRVPAVRGTLLGLMPPGGGDGELSTLWLGLLEESGATAGLIEDELPAEQRCSDGAAGWLERFHAARHTGWGSRPTLPALLDLVTRAAGRLRAELAEPGREAGLKVGVEDADLLDLLLSLDIPVTDPEPDSAPRRRHDQLNLTDWAGSDQRRDLLAIAADERFRPAFRRAAYGLCGDADSVNVMRLLAASPGGRPMLTEWMHDVAGASTAAGLPGLPEAIRRLTWLPAEALELAREEVAAAAAADLGETLARTLRAGLFEELAWPAWETAVAELTPAQGGRGLTVVEAWPYLIVANATQVRVIDADSTVLTHDLRAPSSNSHRYGFHYVDGELLVFWSSHWGGGGIEGYWHTAPGTVFTLDHSGNHWNLRSDEISLPLPGGGRTTGGGVLHAGDTRLPHERTLLHDGTSYWVWQHRDQDNDGGWREYDPSDGALGRLSQPGFLADALTRRSGAHPADATVPAHSCWLRPAPTVEGSVLGAPVDGLLGWRTVRLPGQGWEGSDTAGRTVSVPEGSEMPVAALAFPGDERPRALTHRWRELSISDPDGVVTAQSRSDYRNAAFATGSVDLPPLPFWYALRPRDPEASAALRAADRVTIGALLRTAAAAEAVTDLPEVVRAALPQVTAPKLIGGIIEVLRFALVQQKALDEVAARLDPDTGAAADREPEGPTDELIAEALYGLGNTGYYRWGAQSDVAHRYLDGLVRAAADTGAEPVPGRLHFDLPELPYSALPFTPLLDQPAAIAYRAVAVGTTDEQRTALCTLLGRVDALGLDSAEGSADRWRRVLVHLGQRHLRTPDGIERNTSYRSLLPLGGGAVLGFTEHNVSVPDGHEFGALLYDPAGRFAVPGPYTLRGEAPLGDRERGAGWLTAFLTEAAERGPAPFFPEAAEEFVRLTGVSAALARLLLAGLPNIDSYEHDFLPAELRTALGVKVADAKNARTELKSLDIELRRELVATLLPADPARLWTEGPDAAAAAELWNRRVGRRKPVPEWLLTEATRAANTSWPLHRALAAILDPAASPSLGVDVPWEVKGDHAEPREPATEPFTASVLTGALTLTAWLAHRLPAGDPVRAALPPALTAVRQRLAAPELLLAIGHFTSLPDFRKAAGTPTETGEGYERYGAVVMATQDDRPKPALRTALLDSTGSDPYLPALRGDDQQPSSVETALRAAHDPRFAALLADPGAPAAGVGAVDKDGTWWPQDPSRSVPELVAEVSEAHGLGADAAAVYLALLAMPDPTDRNVARWTGWKPARLKAARAELAATELVVTASRTRAGRSLFLPGGWAEMSSPVLPVERWKLPMYGLVPGGRPVLGVLVPDEPAADLYRRAWQRVREGDVPRFEALKVKRTRTRRR, translated from the coding sequence ATGAGCACCACCACGATGAACGCAGCCGACACCGCGGCCGAGGCCGAACTGCTGCTCAAGGCGGGCGCCGTGCTGCCCCGCGGCACCGAGGGCGCGGGCCCTTCGGCCGTCGACCTGACCGCGCGCACCTACCGCCACCCCGCCCTCGCCGACGACCGCGTCGTCGTCCGGCTGGCCGCCGCCGAGCTGGGTCCGGCCGAGGACCTGGCCGCCGGGTTCCTGGGACTCGTACCCGACGAGAGCGAGCCGCCCGTGGTCGGCCTCGGGCAGCGCCAGGCCCTCGGCTTCCCCGAATGGGTCCTCGTGCACCACCCGGAGGACGGCCACCACGCCCTCGCCGTCGTTCCCGAACTCGACCGGCTCGCCCGCCAGGCCAAGACCAAGCCCAAGGCCGCCCTCGACGCCTGCCACGAACTGGCCGGCCGGCTCGCCGCCGCCGTCCCGCACTTCCTGCCCGTCTTCTACGAGCAGGCCGCCCGCATCTTCCTCGCCGTCGAGAACACCACGTACGCCGCCCAGCTGTTCGGCCGTGCCCGGACCAGCGAGGCCCAGCACGGCCTCGCCGTCGACGAGGACCGCCTCGACGGCGTCTTCCTCGAATTCGCCCTGGTCGGCGCCCTCCCGGTGAAGGTGCTCACCGGCTACGCCAAGGAGCTGTCCGGCCGCGTCAGCCCCGCCGAGGCCCACGAGCGCTTCCGTCGCCTGTGCGTACGCCGCACGGCGGGCGGACTGCCCCCCTCCGCGCAGGCCGCGACCGAGCTGCGCCGCCTCGCCCGGGCCGCCGGCCTGACCGGCACCGAGGCCGAGCAGGACTACCTCGCCGAGCTGCTGCCGCTGCCCGCGACGCTGCGCGCCGCGTTCGGCTGGTGGAAGGCGCACCGCACGGCCCTGGTGGCGCTGGCCCGCCGGGTGCCGGCCGTACGGGGCACCCTGCTCGGTCTGATGCCGCCCGGCGGCGGCGACGGCGAACTCTCCACCCTCTGGCTGGGCCTGCTCGAGGAATCCGGCGCCACCGCCGGGCTGATCGAGGACGAACTGCCCGCCGAGCAGCGCTGCTCCGACGGCGCCGCCGGCTGGCTCGAACGCTTCCACGCCGCCCGCCACACCGGCTGGGGCTCGCGCCCCACGCTGCCCGCCCTGCTCGACCTGGTCACCCGGGCGGCCGGCCGGCTGCGCGCCGAACTCGCCGAGCCCGGCCGCGAAGCGGGCCTGAAGGTGGGCGTCGAGGACGCCGACCTGCTGGACCTGCTCCTGTCCCTGGACATCCCGGTCACCGACCCCGAGCCCGACTCCGCGCCCCGCCGGCGCCATGACCAGCTGAACCTGACCGACTGGGCCGGCTCCGACCAGCGCCGGGACCTCCTCGCCATCGCCGCCGACGAGCGCTTCCGGCCCGCCTTCCGGCGCGCCGCGTACGGCCTCTGCGGTGACGCCGACTCGGTGAACGTCATGCGGCTGCTCGCCGCCTCGCCCGGCGGCCGCCCCATGCTCACCGAGTGGATGCACGACGTGGCCGGCGCGTCCACCGCCGCCGGTCTGCCCGGTCTGCCCGAGGCCATCCGCCGGCTGACCTGGCTGCCCGCCGAGGCCCTCGAACTCGCCCGGGAGGAGGTGGCCGCCGCGGCCGCCGCCGACCTCGGCGAGACCCTCGCCCGCACCCTGCGTGCCGGTCTCTTCGAGGAACTCGCCTGGCCCGCCTGGGAGACCGCGGTCGCCGAGCTGACGCCCGCCCAGGGCGGGCGCGGCCTGACCGTCGTCGAGGCCTGGCCGTACCTGATCGTCGCCAACGCCACCCAGGTCCGCGTCATCGACGCCGACTCCACCGTCCTCACCCACGACCTGCGCGCACCGAGCAGCAACTCGCACCGGTACGGGTTCCACTACGTCGACGGCGAACTGCTCGTCTTCTGGTCCTCCCACTGGGGCGGCGGGGGCATCGAGGGCTACTGGCACACCGCGCCCGGCACCGTGTTCACCCTGGACCACTCCGGCAACCACTGGAACCTGCGCTCCGACGAGATCAGCCTGCCCCTGCCCGGCGGCGGCCGCACCACCGGCGGCGGCGTCCTGCACGCGGGAGACACCAGGCTGCCGCACGAGCGGACCCTGCTGCACGACGGCACCTCGTACTGGGTGTGGCAGCACCGCGACCAGGACAACGACGGAGGCTGGCGCGAGTACGACCCCTCGGACGGCGCCCTCGGGCGGCTCTCGCAGCCCGGCTTCCTCGCCGACGCCCTCACCCGTCGATCGGGCGCGCACCCCGCGGACGCCACCGTGCCCGCCCATTCCTGCTGGCTGCGGCCCGCGCCCACGGTCGAGGGCTCGGTCCTCGGCGCACCCGTGGACGGCCTGCTCGGCTGGCGCACCGTACGCCTGCCCGGGCAGGGCTGGGAGGGCTCCGACACCGCCGGACGCACCGTCAGCGTGCCCGAGGGCAGCGAAATGCCCGTCGCCGCGCTCGCCTTCCCCGGCGACGAGCGGCCGCGCGCCCTGACGCACCGCTGGCGCGAGCTGAGCATCAGCGACCCGGACGGCGTGGTCACCGCCCAGTCGCGCAGCGACTACCGAAACGCCGCCTTCGCCACCGGCAGCGTGGACCTGCCGCCGCTGCCCTTCTGGTACGCGCTGCGCCCGCGCGACCCCGAGGCCTCGGCCGCCCTGCGCGCGGCGGACCGGGTCACGATCGGTGCCCTGCTCCGGACGGCCGCCGCGGCCGAGGCCGTCACCGACCTGCCCGAGGTGGTGCGCGCCGCCCTGCCGCAGGTCACCGCCCCGAAGCTGATCGGGGGCATCATCGAGGTGCTCCGCTTCGCCCTCGTCCAGCAGAAGGCGCTGGACGAGGTCGCGGCCCGGCTGGACCCCGACACGGGTGCGGCCGCAGACCGGGAGCCGGAAGGCCCGACCGACGAGCTGATCGCCGAAGCGCTGTACGGCCTCGGCAACACCGGGTACTACCGCTGGGGCGCCCAGAGCGACGTCGCCCACCGCTACCTCGACGGGCTGGTCCGGGCGGCCGCCGACACCGGTGCCGAACCGGTCCCCGGCCGGCTCCACTTCGACCTGCCCGAACTGCCGTACTCGGCGCTCCCGTTCACGCCGCTGCTGGACCAGCCCGCGGCGATCGCGTACCGGGCCGTCGCCGTCGGCACCACCGACGAGCAGCGGACCGCCCTGTGCACCCTGCTCGGCCGGGTGGACGCGCTCGGGCTGGACTCGGCCGAGGGCTCCGCCGACCGCTGGCGCCGGGTCCTGGTCCACCTTGGCCAGCGCCACCTGCGCACCCCTGACGGCATCGAGCGGAACACCTCGTACCGCAGCCTGCTCCCGCTCGGCGGCGGAGCCGTCCTCGGGTTCACCGAGCACAACGTGTCCGTACCCGACGGCCACGAGTTCGGGGCGCTGCTGTACGACCCCGCCGGCCGCTTCGCCGTGCCCGGCCCGTACACCCTGCGCGGCGAGGCCCCGCTCGGCGACAGGGAGCGCGGCGCCGGCTGGCTGACGGCCTTCCTGACCGAGGCCGCAGAGCGCGGCCCGGCGCCGTTCTTCCCCGAAGCCGCCGAGGAGTTCGTCCGCCTCACCGGTGTGTCCGCCGCCCTGGCGCGGCTGCTGCTGGCCGGCCTGCCGAACATCGACAGCTACGAGCACGACTTCCTGCCGGCCGAACTCCGTACCGCCCTGGGCGTCAAGGTGGCCGACGCGAAGAACGCCCGTACCGAACTCAAGAGCCTCGACATCGAGCTGCGGCGCGAGCTGGTGGCCACGCTGCTGCCCGCCGACCCGGCGCGGCTGTGGACCGAGGGCCCGGACGCGGCCGCCGCCGCGGAGCTGTGGAACCGGCGCGTGGGCCGTCGCAAGCCCGTGCCCGAGTGGCTGCTCACCGAGGCCACGCGGGCCGCGAACACGTCGTGGCCCCTGCACCGCGCGCTGGCCGCGATCCTCGACCCCGCGGCGTCCCCGTCGCTCGGCGTCGACGTGCCCTGGGAAGTGAAGGGCGACCACGCCGAGCCCCGCGAGCCGGCCACCGAGCCCTTCACCGCGTCCGTCCTGACCGGCGCGCTGACCCTGACGGCCTGGCTCGCCCACCGGCTGCCCGCCGGCGATCCGGTACGAGCCGCCCTGCCGCCCGCGCTCACGGCCGTCCGGCAGCGGCTCGCCGCGCCCGAACTGCTCCTGGCCATCGGGCACTTCACCAGCCTTCCGGACTTCCGGAAGGCGGCGGGCACGCCGACCGAGACGGGCGAGGGCTACGAGCGGTACGGCGCGGTGGTCATGGCCACCCAGGACGACCGGCCCAAGCCCGCACTGCGGACGGCCCTGCTCGACTCCACCGGCTCCGACCCGTACCTGCCGGCGCTGCGCGGCGACGACCAGCAGCCGTCGTCGGTGGAGACGGCGCTGCGGGCCGCCCACGACCCGCGCTTCGCCGCACTGCTCGCCGACCCGGGCGCCCCGGCGGCGGGCGTCGGCGCCGTCGACAAGGACGGCACGTGGTGGCCGCAGGACCCGAGCCGCTCGGTACCCGAGCTGGTGGCGGAGGTCTCCGAGGCCCACGGCCTGGGCGCGGACGCGGCCGCCGTGTACCTGGCGCTGCTCGCCATGCCCGACCCCACCGACCGGAACGTGGCGCGCTGGACGGGCTGGAAGCCGGCCCGGCTGAAGGCCGCCCGCGCCGAACTGGCCGCCACCGAGCTCGTGGTGACGGCCTCCCGGACCCGGGCGGGGCGCTCGCTGTTCCTGCCCGGCGGCTGGGCGGAGATGTCCTCGCCGGTGCTGCCGGTGGAGCGGTGGAAGCTCCCGATGTACGGGCTGGTCCCGGGCGGGCGGCCGGTGCTGGGCGTCCTGGTGCCGGACGAGCCGGCCGCGGACCTCTACCGGCGGGCCTGGCAGCGGGTCCGCGAGGGCGACGTACCGCGCTTCGAGGCACTGAAGGTCAAGCGCACGCGCACGCGCCGCCGCTGA
- a CDS encoding DUF4132 domain-containing protein, producing the protein MAWLAAGEGYEIALVEGKVAARSATGRAAGRQLKTLPKALRDHPEVDRLRRLAEWLERHEAACIAQVDTWMVSSLPVPTELLAQVWPDEAWQNALRDMAVVGEDPDEVGFLRDATASGELKVVNLDGETVRLAPRTVTLPHPVLLPDLDDVRDFAAELGIVQRVEQIHRPTWEKPQGLAATATEVRDYAGGVFASRFGLAARATGLGYRVSGGYATCKVRDTGGGTEAAVWIGEPYYEDETSTGALSWHDENGRAVRLTEVGPVAWSEGMRMAAALYAGRKIEEGGDAR; encoded by the coding sequence ATGGCATGGCTGGCGGCGGGCGAGGGGTATGAGATCGCCCTGGTGGAAGGGAAGGTGGCGGCACGGTCCGCCACCGGCCGTGCGGCGGGACGGCAGTTGAAGACGCTGCCCAAGGCACTGCGCGACCACCCCGAGGTGGACCGGCTGCGCCGGCTCGCCGAATGGCTGGAGCGGCACGAAGCCGCCTGCATCGCCCAGGTGGACACCTGGATGGTGTCCTCGCTGCCGGTGCCGACGGAGCTGCTCGCGCAGGTCTGGCCGGACGAGGCCTGGCAGAACGCGCTGCGTGACATGGCCGTCGTCGGCGAGGACCCGGACGAGGTCGGCTTCCTGCGGGACGCCACCGCCTCCGGCGAGCTGAAGGTGGTCAACCTCGACGGCGAGACCGTACGGCTCGCCCCGCGCACCGTGACCCTGCCGCACCCGGTGCTGCTGCCCGACCTGGACGACGTACGGGACTTCGCGGCCGAACTCGGCATCGTCCAGCGGGTCGAGCAGATCCACCGGCCGACCTGGGAGAAGCCGCAGGGTCTGGCGGCCACCGCCACCGAGGTACGGGACTACGCGGGCGGGGTCTTCGCGAGCAGGTTCGGCCTGGCCGCCCGGGCGACGGGCCTCGGATACCGGGTCTCCGGCGGCTACGCGACCTGCAAGGTCCGCGACACGGGCGGCGGCACGGAAGCCGCGGTCTGGATCGGCGAGCCGTACTACGAGGACGAGACGAGCACCGGCGCGCTGAGCTGGCACGACGAGAACGGCCGGGCGGTGCGCCTGACGGAGGTCGGACCGGTCGCCTGGTCCGAGGGAATGCGGATGGCCGCGGCGCTGTACGCCGGGCGCAAGATCGAAGAGGGCGGGGACGCGCGATGA
- a CDS encoding HNH endonuclease family protein, translating to MGRQIRVRGTALAASVLLAVAGCSGTGTTGKDAKPSAPPASAGTSPSVPGAGDAKPAAGDVLPGMVGVQEARTRLAALKVAQPGTMAGYSRAKFTHWAEQGSKCDTREVVLKRDGKDVTQDSECKAVSGTWTSLYDGVVVTEASKMDIDHMVPLAEGWRSGAAGWDAARRKAFANDLTHPQLLSVTAATNRSKGDQSPDLWQPPDKSSWCQYGRAWTTVKSTYGLTVTEPEKKMLSTMLDSCAA from the coding sequence ATGGGACGTCAGATACGTGTACGGGGCACGGCCCTGGCCGCATCGGTGCTGCTGGCCGTGGCCGGGTGCTCGGGAACCGGCACGACGGGCAAGGACGCGAAGCCCTCGGCGCCGCCGGCCTCCGCCGGCACCTCGCCCTCCGTACCGGGGGCGGGCGACGCCAAACCGGCCGCCGGGGACGTGCTGCCCGGCATGGTCGGCGTCCAGGAGGCCCGCACCCGGCTGGCGGCGCTGAAGGTGGCGCAGCCCGGCACCATGGCCGGCTACAGCCGGGCCAAGTTCACGCACTGGGCCGAGCAGGGCAGCAAGTGCGACACCCGCGAGGTGGTCCTCAAACGCGACGGCAAGGACGTCACCCAGGACTCCGAGTGCAAGGCGGTCTCCGGCACGTGGACGAGCCTGTACGACGGGGTGGTGGTGACCGAGGCGTCGAAGATGGACATCGACCACATGGTGCCGCTCGCCGAGGGCTGGCGCTCGGGTGCGGCCGGCTGGGACGCCGCCCGGCGCAAGGCCTTCGCGAATGACCTGACCCACCCTCAGCTGCTGTCGGTGACCGCGGCCACGAACCGGTCGAAGGGCGACCAGAGCCCTGACCTGTGGCAGCCGCCGGACAAGTCGAGCTGGTGCCAGTACGGGCGGGCCTGGACCACCGTGAAATCGACGTACGGCCTGACCGTGACGGAACCGGAGAAGAAGATGCTTTCGACGATGCTGGACAGCTGCGCGGCATGA
- a CDS encoding GNAT family N-acetyltransferase — protein sequence MTEIRTPRLLLRRWTDDDLVPLSEINADPDVMRWIGDGSTLDLEQTAEEIERWEEEWDEEGFGLFAVELLASGELIGAVGLSVAQSPAEARDFVAVSWRLGRQYWGQGYASEAAQATLEFALQDRGLDRVIAVNRSGHEESENVIRKLGMVLDLDTTDPEHGHLLQIHSIDLSEYEG from the coding sequence ATGACCGAGATCCGCACCCCCCGACTCCTCCTCCGCCGCTGGACCGACGACGACCTCGTCCCCCTGTCGGAGATCAACGCCGACCCGGACGTGATGCGCTGGATCGGCGACGGCTCCACGCTCGACCTGGAGCAGACCGCCGAGGAGATCGAGCGCTGGGAGGAAGAGTGGGACGAGGAGGGCTTCGGCCTCTTCGCCGTCGAACTGCTGGCTTCGGGGGAGCTGATCGGGGCGGTCGGCCTGTCCGTGGCGCAGTCCCCCGCGGAAGCACGGGACTTCGTGGCGGTCAGCTGGCGGCTCGGCCGGCAGTACTGGGGCCAGGGCTACGCCTCCGAGGCCGCGCAGGCCACCCTGGAGTTCGCCCTGCAGGACCGCGGCCTCGACCGGGTGATCGCGGTGAACCGGTCGGGTCACGAGGAGTCCGAGAACGTGATCCGCAAGCTCGGCATGGTGCTGGACCTCGACACGACGGACCCGGAGCACGGCCACCTGCTCCAGATCCACAGCATCGACCTGTCGGAGTACGAGGGCTGA
- a CDS encoding isopenicillin N synthase family dioxygenase: protein MASSPPSPPSPTPSASARSQVPVIDLGPWRSGEPGARERIAARVDEALQAAGFLLITGHGVDPELPARIRAAAKEFFRLPAKVKEPYAVAVGGRGWLGPGAEANSYAEGEASPPDLKESWSCAADEPTGDPSVDAEWFRPNAWPAEVPALQPAAVEYIARMRALSDELLELLATALGLAPDHFTRHTGHPTWGFNLNWYPGTEVLGEPLPGQFRIGAHTDFGTVTVLDREPGSGGLQIHTDADGWQDAPYDPAALTVNIGDLMARWTGDRWRAGRHRVLPPPADAPAEELISLVYFYECDPHTRVESLPAPVGRVLHDPVDSHTYLRGKLDAITVS from the coding sequence ATGGCGAGTTCTCCCCCTTCCCCTCCTTCTCCCACTCCCTCCGCCTCCGCTCGTTCCCAGGTCCCCGTGATCGACCTCGGGCCGTGGAGGTCCGGCGAGCCCGGGGCCCGGGAGCGGATCGCCGCCCGCGTCGACGAGGCCCTCCAGGCCGCCGGGTTCCTCCTGATCACCGGGCACGGCGTCGACCCGGAGCTGCCCGCGCGGATCCGGGCGGCCGCCAAGGAGTTCTTCCGGCTGCCGGCGAAGGTGAAGGAGCCGTACGCGGTCGCGGTCGGCGGTCGCGGCTGGCTCGGCCCGGGCGCCGAGGCCAACAGCTACGCGGAGGGGGAGGCCTCGCCGCCCGACCTCAAGGAGTCCTGGTCCTGCGCGGCGGACGAGCCGACGGGGGACCCGTCCGTGGACGCCGAGTGGTTCCGCCCGAACGCCTGGCCGGCCGAGGTGCCCGCGCTGCAGCCGGCGGCCGTCGAGTACATCGCCCGGATGCGGGCCCTGTCCGACGAGCTGCTGGAGCTCCTCGCCACCGCGCTCGGCCTCGCCCCGGACCATTTCACCCGCCACACCGGGCACCCCACCTGGGGGTTCAACCTCAACTGGTACCCGGGCACCGAGGTGCTCGGCGAGCCCCTGCCCGGCCAGTTCCGCATCGGGGCGCACACGGACTTCGGAACGGTCACGGTCCTCGACCGCGAGCCGGGCTCGGGCGGGCTCCAGATCCACACCGACGCGGACGGCTGGCAGGACGCCCCCTACGACCCGGCCGCGCTCACCGTGAACATCGGCGACCTCATGGCCCGCTGGACCGGGGACCGCTGGCGCGCGGGCCGCCACCGGGTGCTGCCGCCGCCCGCCGACGCACCGGCCGAGGAGCTGATCTCGCTGGTCTACTTCTACGAATGCGACCCGCACACCCGGGTGGAGTCCCTCCCGGCACCGGTCGGCCGGGTGCTGCACGACCCCGTGGACTCCCACACGTACCTGCGGGGCAAGCTGGACGCGATCACCGTGTCCTGA
- a CDS encoding GNAT family N-acetyltransferase produces the protein MTIMGSDAVDRSVSLTAQALRGVAHLDWSAPAADLEWSCYDTAVHVASDFTGYATQLTGRSTSGYAPFDISADPGTTPTGLIQVIEATGGLLSAAVAVTDPGVRAWHPYGMAGPDGFAAMGIVETLLHTHDILTGLGAHDWEPDADLCEQVLDRLFPQAPRGIAAPWPTLLWVTGRAGLPGLPRRRAWRWYAEPIASERVVLCEISPLVAGDLHDGGTGGFAWAEDGPGDGTRAAAGMVARAKEEGTFRPGWSAYAVVRTQDRRAIGGIGFHGAPDAEGNAEVGYDLVPSARGNGYATEALKGLAGWAFAQPGVTALHARVDADNAPSHGVVTRAGFERTGSTENGEARYTLRAAAR, from the coding sequence ATGACGATCATGGGCTCCGACGCCGTAGACCGATCCGTGTCCCTCACCGCACAGGCACTCCGAGGGGTGGCGCACCTCGACTGGTCCGCCCCGGCCGCCGACCTCGAGTGGAGCTGTTACGACACCGCCGTCCACGTGGCGAGCGATTTCACCGGGTACGCCACCCAGCTGACCGGGCGCTCGACCAGCGGGTACGCCCCCTTCGACATCAGCGCGGACCCCGGCACCACCCCCACCGGCCTGATCCAGGTCATCGAGGCCACCGGAGGCCTGCTGTCCGCCGCCGTGGCCGTGACCGACCCCGGGGTCCGGGCCTGGCACCCGTACGGCATGGCGGGCCCGGACGGCTTCGCCGCGATGGGCATCGTCGAGACGCTGCTGCACACCCACGACATCCTGACCGGCCTCGGCGCCCACGACTGGGAGCCCGACGCCGACCTCTGCGAACAGGTCCTCGACCGGCTCTTCCCGCAGGCTCCGCGCGGCATCGCCGCTCCCTGGCCCACCCTCCTGTGGGTGACCGGCCGGGCCGGACTCCCCGGCCTGCCCCGCCGCCGGGCCTGGCGCTGGTACGCCGAACCCATCGCCTCGGAGCGCGTCGTGCTCTGCGAGATCTCCCCGCTCGTCGCCGGCGATCTCCACGACGGCGGCACCGGCGGCTTCGCCTGGGCCGAGGACGGCCCCGGCGACGGCACCAGGGCCGCCGCCGGGATGGTGGCCAGGGCGAAGGAAGAGGGAACGTTCCGCCCGGGGTGGAGTGCGTACGCCGTCGTCCGTACGCAGGACCGGCGCGCGATCGGCGGGATCGGCTTCCACGGCGCCCCCGACGCCGAGGGGAACGCGGAGGTCGGCTACGACCTCGTACCGTCGGCCCGCGGCAACGGGTACGCCACCGAGGCGCTGAAGGGCCTGGCCGGCTGGGCCTTCGCCCAGCCGGGCGTGACCGCGCTGCACGCCCGGGTCGACGCGGACAACGCCCCCTCGCACGGCGTGGTCACCCGGGCCGGCTTCGAGCGGACGGGCTCCACCGAGAACGGCGAAGCCCGCTACACCCTGCGGGCCGCAGCCCGGTAG